The Nocardioides humi genome includes a region encoding these proteins:
- a CDS encoding DUF3375 domain-containing protein, with amino-acid sequence MSEIAGELARVKGAFAQPTLTLLHQRQAPVVITIFRAAFGRNNKPIPTARLHTQVEEHLAEIRLAGETEVPSGTGKETCQRWMRGQWLVRSLDEQGNEVYSLTSHAQQALELVKNLARDRATLSEHRIATILGTVRRFNSEANPDRGARVSLLNEEIARLKAERDRLVDGAEMVSATEDYMVEGFTELLSLISALPSDFARVEERFATIRGEILAAFRAEDRPAGEVIDEYLARADSLMTATHEGRAFEGAFALLRDDALVTQLREDLTALLEHPLSDGILGEADRAELRGTVRLVRDGLDRVLAQRSRVTATLKEYIVSHDAARDRELEQTLRQVESELMTWMAETGPRATHDVSLLPSRVGIDHLRERFHDPADDVLSDRISAADPADAPGLSLAALMAQGGPQLGSLRRRLDDALRDLLPAGSLGELFETLEPSLRRPVEIFGLLHLAANRDLRTEDDELESFAAVRPDGTERTFAVPRTPLPDPDLDLDREESNA; translated from the coding sequence GTGAGCGAGATCGCCGGCGAGCTGGCGCGGGTCAAGGGCGCCTTCGCGCAGCCGACCCTGACCCTGCTCCACCAGCGGCAGGCGCCGGTCGTGATCACCATCTTCCGGGCGGCCTTCGGGCGCAACAACAAGCCGATCCCGACGGCGCGGCTGCACACGCAGGTCGAGGAGCACCTCGCCGAGATCAGGCTGGCGGGGGAGACCGAGGTCCCGAGCGGCACCGGCAAGGAGACCTGCCAGCGCTGGATGCGCGGGCAGTGGCTGGTGCGCTCGCTCGACGAGCAGGGCAACGAGGTCTACTCGCTGACCTCGCACGCCCAGCAGGCGCTGGAGCTGGTCAAGAACCTCGCCCGCGACCGGGCCACGCTCAGCGAGCACCGGATCGCGACGATCCTGGGCACGGTACGACGCTTCAACTCCGAGGCGAACCCCGACCGCGGCGCCCGGGTGAGCCTCCTCAACGAGGAGATCGCGCGGCTCAAGGCCGAGCGCGACCGCCTGGTCGACGGCGCGGAGATGGTGAGCGCGACCGAGGACTACATGGTCGAGGGCTTCACCGAGCTGCTCTCCCTGATCAGCGCGCTGCCGAGCGACTTCGCGCGCGTGGAGGAGAGGTTCGCGACGATCCGCGGCGAGATCCTCGCGGCCTTCCGGGCCGAGGACCGGCCGGCCGGCGAGGTGATCGACGAGTACCTCGCGCGGGCCGACTCCCTGATGACCGCGACCCACGAGGGCCGGGCCTTCGAGGGGGCGTTCGCGCTGCTGCGCGACGACGCGCTGGTGACCCAGCTGCGGGAGGACCTGACGGCGCTGCTCGAGCACCCGCTGTCCGACGGCATCCTCGGCGAGGCCGACCGGGCCGAGCTGCGCGGCACGGTGCGGCTGGTGCGCGACGGGCTCGACCGGGTGCTGGCGCAGCGCAGTCGGGTGACCGCGACGCTCAAGGAGTACATCGTCTCCCACGACGCCGCCCGCGACCGCGAGCTCGAGCAGACCCTGCGCCAGGTCGAGTCCGAGCTGATGACCTGGATGGCCGAGACCGGCCCGCGGGCCACCCACGACGTCTCCCTGCTGCCGAGCCGGGTCGGCATCGACCATCTCCGCGAGCGCTTCCACGACCCGGCCGACGACGTCCTGTCCGACCGGATCAGCGCCGCCGACCCCGCCGACGCGCCCGGGCTCTCGCTCGCCGCGCTGATGGCGCAGGGCGGCCCCCAGCTGGGCTCGCTGCGCCGGCGCCTCGACGACGCGCTGCGCGACCTGCTCCCCGCCGGCTCGCTCGGCGAGCTGTTCGAGACGCTTGAGCCGTCCCTGCGCCGGCCGGTGGAGATCTTCGGCCTGCTCCACCTGGCGGCCAACCGCGACCTGCGGACCGAGGACGACGAGCTGGAGTCCTTCGCCGCCGTACGACCGGACGGGACAGAGCGCACCTTCGCGGTGCCGCGGACGCCGCTGCCCGACCCCGACCTCGACCTCGACCGTGAGGAGTCCAACGCATGA
- a CDS encoding DUF4194 domain-containing protein, which yields MSVDTEIESGYDEVEDFEVVDEHSVSLFEGDEGGLEYAQRQALVALLKQRFISARTHPRDWQVLVDDERVLRSRLNDLFLDLQVDREREVAWKRQASAEGGGRFPTLLHDTAWSREETLVLVHLRDRLRAGLAGGDARVFVDRDDILDYVASYRPAHATDESGDEKRARNAVTSIVKAGLLIATASEERFEISEAVEPLLPLELLQELLEALQQANGTATAPEAEAGEADLFEEDAG from the coding sequence ATGAGTGTCGACACCGAGATCGAGTCGGGGTACGACGAGGTCGAGGACTTCGAGGTCGTCGACGAGCACTCCGTGTCCCTCTTCGAGGGCGACGAGGGCGGCCTGGAGTACGCCCAGCGGCAGGCGCTGGTCGCGCTCCTCAAGCAGCGGTTCATCAGCGCCCGCACCCACCCGCGCGACTGGCAGGTGCTCGTCGACGACGAGCGCGTGCTCCGCTCCCGCCTCAACGACCTCTTCCTCGACCTCCAGGTCGACCGCGAGCGCGAGGTGGCCTGGAAGCGCCAGGCCAGCGCGGAGGGCGGTGGGCGGTTCCCGACCCTGCTCCACGACACGGCGTGGTCGCGGGAGGAGACGCTGGTGCTGGTCCACCTCCGCGACCGGCTGCGCGCCGGGCTCGCCGGCGGCGACGCGCGCGTCTTCGTCGACCGCGACGACATCCTCGACTACGTCGCCAGCTACCGCCCCGCGCACGCCACCGACGAGTCCGGCGACGAGAAGCGCGCCCGCAACGCGGTCACCAGCATCGTCAAGGCCGGGCTCCTCATCGCCACCGCCTCGGAGGAGCGCTTCGAGATCAGCGAGGCCGTCGAGCCGCTGCTGCCCCTCGAGCTGCTGCAGGAGCTCCTCGAGGCCCTGCAGCAGGCCAACGGCACGGCCACCGCGCCCGAGGCCGAGGCGGGCGAGGCCGACCTGTTCGAGGAGGACGCCGGATGA
- a CDS encoding ATP-binding protein, with protein sequence MSIDEAEQIDESTADGLFAEQAVAAPVDDTVQWRASLLQLVNWGGFGGLTTVPLSGDATMISGASGVGKSTILDAYTALMMPSDTKFNGASNDAVAGRARSAGQRNLLSYLRGAVDVVDDPRTGRPVEQLLRGRNADTWGAVAMTFVSDQGGRFTALRTYYVPRRASRSGDVLMQMWTHEGTLPLDKLEAAVPEKFHANTIKKLFPGVRVHRTYAEFSAVLHARLGIGANGDGAKALRLLARIQAGNQVRSVDELYKDMVLERPATYAAADRAIEHFDDLDAAHAAMRTEQQKLELLEPITEMHERRTAAARRLAELDSYGITLSGDETPLRYWLLRTHLRLIETAVAANRDARAATVQALAAAQAAELQLTGDLDAAKEAHRAAGGGDLQALASLADAERILREERGNRLAELEERVYPLVGLTDPIDSGAPDLESALDNVGAFTVLQEQARERLATGEREQARLRAERETVLREQQFPLTQEQSVLKQERASLESRAGRVPSYLHDLRTAVARASGLAVDELPFVAELVDVAPEEARWRTAVETVLGGSARMMLVPLDRLSEFSAAIDDLRLPARLTFQGVELDLPGTGPSDPERIAGKLLFKDSPFAGWVQQHVEEPARNALCVDSAAELDGPGFRVTVAGQTRNGRRGAHGRNDTRNIIGFSSEEAIAEIDAQLAGVEQRLGEIDGRLAELGRRSGLLDLQRKAYEAIVMVRFDDVDVAGSDRRIADLEDRRAAILASDDRLQVLQAQIDELEDGLGQARKERFSLEQRKDRLNADHGELADAEDVIKDRVIAVEDAGAVVLSEEQDAALTADFAAAAAPADPDDLDRFLENSQRLGERLRTALADAEAEIRRCDDDLGTIFRSYKFTWDSPNLGATAESYPDYARILDEIRGKGLAARRSEWRRRLTEWSGQDLVPLLGAMSASVEEIEDRLEPINAILRRLEFGASGDRLRIRLRRLAPAHVQAFMKDLRALSSGATTELREEDLERRFAELSRFMRQLRKPDQAVGDSAAGSGDRDRLLDVRRHVEISAERYDPLTGELRATYRTLGEKSGGESQELVAFIVGSALRFRLGDEMRSRPRFAPVFLDEGFVKADSEFAGRAVEAWKGLGFQLIIGVPLDKVTGLEPHMDELLAITKNTTTHQSWITPITDAVEEDDAEQG encoded by the coding sequence ATGAGCATCGACGAGGCCGAGCAGATCGACGAGTCGACCGCCGACGGGCTGTTCGCGGAGCAGGCCGTCGCCGCGCCGGTCGACGACACCGTGCAGTGGCGAGCCTCCCTGCTGCAGCTGGTCAACTGGGGCGGCTTCGGCGGCCTCACGACGGTGCCGCTGTCGGGCGACGCGACGATGATCTCCGGCGCCTCCGGCGTCGGGAAGAGCACCATCCTCGACGCCTACACGGCGCTGATGATGCCCTCCGACACCAAGTTCAACGGCGCCTCCAACGACGCCGTCGCCGGCCGCGCCCGCAGCGCCGGCCAGCGCAACCTGCTGTCCTACCTCCGCGGTGCCGTCGACGTCGTCGACGACCCCAGGACCGGTCGTCCCGTCGAGCAGCTGCTGCGCGGCAGGAACGCCGACACCTGGGGCGCGGTCGCGATGACCTTCGTCAGCGACCAGGGCGGCCGGTTCACCGCGCTGCGCACCTACTACGTGCCCCGCCGCGCCTCCCGCTCCGGCGACGTCCTCATGCAGATGTGGACCCACGAGGGCACCCTGCCGCTCGACAAGCTCGAGGCCGCCGTCCCCGAGAAGTTCCACGCCAACACGATCAAGAAGCTGTTCCCCGGCGTCCGGGTGCACCGCACGTACGCCGAGTTCTCGGCCGTGCTCCACGCCCGGCTCGGCATCGGCGCCAACGGCGACGGCGCCAAGGCGCTGCGGCTGCTGGCCCGGATCCAGGCCGGCAACCAGGTCCGCAGCGTCGACGAGCTCTACAAGGACATGGTCCTGGAGCGCCCCGCCACGTACGCCGCCGCCGACCGCGCGATCGAGCACTTCGACGACCTCGACGCCGCCCACGCCGCGATGCGCACCGAGCAGCAGAAGCTCGAGCTCCTCGAGCCGATCACCGAGATGCACGAGCGGCGTACGGCCGCCGCCCGGCGCCTCGCCGAGCTCGACTCCTACGGCATCACCCTGAGCGGCGACGAGACGCCGCTGCGGTACTGGCTGCTGCGCACCCACCTGCGGCTGATCGAGACCGCGGTCGCCGCCAACCGCGACGCCCGCGCGGCGACCGTGCAGGCGCTGGCCGCGGCGCAGGCGGCCGAGCTCCAGCTGACCGGCGATCTCGACGCGGCCAAGGAGGCCCACCGGGCCGCGGGCGGCGGCGACCTCCAGGCGCTCGCCTCGCTCGCCGACGCCGAGCGGATCCTGCGCGAGGAGCGCGGCAACCGCCTCGCCGAGCTCGAGGAGCGGGTCTACCCGCTGGTCGGGCTCACCGACCCGATCGACTCAGGCGCCCCGGACCTGGAGTCGGCATTGGACAATGTCGGCGCGTTCACCGTCCTGCAGGAGCAGGCCCGCGAGCGTCTGGCCACGGGGGAGCGGGAGCAGGCCCGGCTGCGCGCCGAGCGGGAGACGGTGCTGCGCGAGCAGCAGTTCCCGCTCACCCAGGAGCAGTCCGTCCTCAAGCAGGAGCGGGCCTCGCTCGAGAGCCGCGCCGGGCGGGTGCCGTCGTACCTCCACGACCTGCGCACCGCCGTGGCCCGCGCCAGCGGGCTCGCCGTCGACGAGCTGCCGTTCGTCGCCGAGCTGGTCGACGTCGCGCCCGAGGAGGCGCGCTGGCGCACCGCCGTCGAGACCGTCCTCGGCGGCAGCGCCCGGATGATGCTGGTCCCGCTCGACCGGCTCTCGGAGTTCTCCGCGGCGATCGACGACCTGCGGCTGCCCGCGCGGCTGACCTTCCAGGGGGTCGAGCTCGACCTGCCCGGCACCGGGCCGTCCGACCCGGAGCGGATCGCCGGCAAGCTGCTCTTCAAGGACTCCCCGTTCGCCGGCTGGGTCCAGCAGCACGTCGAGGAGCCGGCCCGCAACGCCCTGTGCGTGGACAGCGCGGCCGAGCTGGACGGCCCCGGCTTCCGGGTCACCGTCGCCGGCCAGACCCGCAACGGGCGGCGCGGCGCGCACGGCCGCAACGACACCCGCAACATCATCGGCTTCTCCAGCGAGGAGGCGATCGCCGAGATCGACGCCCAGCTCGCCGGCGTCGAGCAGCGGCTCGGCGAGATCGACGGCCGGCTCGCCGAGCTGGGCCGGCGCTCCGGGCTGCTCGACCTCCAGCGCAAGGCGTACGAGGCGATCGTCATGGTGCGCTTCGACGACGTCGACGTCGCGGGCAGCGACCGCCGCATCGCCGACCTGGAGGACCGGCGGGCCGCCATCCTGGCCTCCGACGACCGGCTCCAGGTGCTGCAGGCCCAGATCGACGAGCTCGAGGACGGGCTGGGCCAGGCGCGCAAGGAGCGCTTCTCCCTGGAGCAGCGCAAGGACCGGCTCAACGCCGACCACGGCGAGCTCGCCGACGCCGAGGACGTCATCAAGGACCGGGTGATCGCCGTCGAGGACGCCGGCGCCGTGGTGCTCAGCGAGGAGCAGGACGCCGCGCTGACCGCCGACTTCGCCGCGGCCGCCGCACCCGCCGACCCCGACGACCTCGACCGGTTCCTGGAGAACTCCCAGCGTCTCGGCGAGCGGCTGCGCACCGCGCTCGCCGACGCCGAGGCGGAGATCCGGCGCTGCGACGACGACCTCGGCACCATCTTCCGCAGCTACAAGTTCACCTGGGACTCGCCCAACCTCGGCGCGACCGCCGAGTCGTACCCCGACTACGCCCGGATCCTCGACGAGATCCGCGGCAAGGGTCTCGCCGCGCGGCGCTCGGAGTGGCGCCGGCGGCTCACCGAGTGGAGCGGCCAGGACCTCGTGCCGCTGCTCGGCGCCATGTCGGCGTCGGTGGAGGAGATCGAGGACCGGCTCGAGCCGATCAACGCGATCCTGCGGCGACTGGAGTTCGGCGCCTCCGGCGACCGGCTGCGGATCCGGCTGCGCCGCCTCGCCCCCGCCCACGTCCAGGCGTTCATGAAGGACCTGCGTGCCCTGTCCTCCGGCGCCACGACCGAGCTGCGGGAGGAGGACCTCGAGCGCAGGTTCGCCGAGCTCAGCCGGTTCATGCGCCAGCTCCGCAAGCCCGACCAGGCCGTGGGCGACAGCGCGGCCGGCTCCGGCGACCGCGACCGCCTGCTCGACGTACGCCGCCACGTCGAGATCAGCGCCGAGCGCTACGACCCCCTCACCGGCGAGCTGCGCGCGACGTACCGGACGCTGGGCGAGAAGTCCGGCGGCGAGAGCCAGGAGCTGGTGGCGTTCATCGTCGGCTCCGCGCTCCGGTTCCGGCTCGGCGACGAGATGCGGTCCCGGCCGCGGTTCGCGCCGGTCTTCCTCGACGAGGGCTTCGTGAAGGCCGACTCCGAGTTCGCCGGCCGCGCCGTCGAGGCGTGGAAGGGCCTCGGCTTCCAGCTGATCATCGGCGTCCCCCTCGACAAGGTGACCGGCCTGGAGCCGCACATGGACGAGCTCCTCGCGATCACCAAGAACACCACGACCCACCAGTCGTGGATCACGCCGATCACCGACGCGGTGGAGGAGGACGACGCGGAGCAGGGGTGA
- a CDS encoding TOBE domain-containing protein: MRLSARNQIRGTVTHVEVGAVTTTVKVQLGGGDTVTSSITREAAEELGVEVGSEVTVVVKASDVLLAVD, from the coding sequence ATGAGGCTCAGCGCACGCAACCAGATCCGCGGCACCGTCACCCACGTCGAGGTCGGCGCGGTCACCACCACCGTCAAGGTCCAGCTCGGCGGCGGCGACACGGTCACGTCCTCGATCACCCGCGAGGCGGCCGAGGAGCTCGGTGTCGAGGTCGGCTCGGAGGTCACCGTGGTGGTCAAGGCCAGCGACGTCCTGCTCGCCGTCGACTGA